Part of the Camarhynchus parvulus chromosome 11, STF_HiC, whole genome shotgun sequence genome, CAAGGCCTCCAGACTAAATCCTGGTCTTGTTGCATGGGCTGTGCTTGTTCCCAAGGAAGCCCTGCTTTTCTGCCTGTGGTAGAGCAGGTTTGATGCTTTGTACCCTTTGTAAGAGGGGAGAATCCAGCCCTTGAGGGAAGAggtgtcacacagagcagcagagtctGCACTGTGAAATCCTCTTGTGTGGAGAAGTCACAGGCACAGCATAAGTGTGTTCTCATTCTAAAGGTGTCATCTGCACACAAGGAGCTGCATCTGACAGATCTCCTGTAGGAAGCTGGCCCCATTTAGGGATAACCCCACAGCTTATTCACCTTGCTTGTAAGCCAGAGACATTAAAGATTTAAAACACTGTTTGATGAGAGACTTAGTTCCCTGAAATGTCACTTTcctgcacagaatcacagcatctTCCAAGTGCACCCTGGGACGTTGTGGTGTTGGCCAcggagctgcctgtgcctcagATCTGTTTGTATGAACCCTTAGGGAGCCCCACTATGAAAAGCAAACCAGCCTGTGTTTTCTCACTGGTATAAGCTTTGTGCAGTGTTATCCCTGGGCTCTTCATTCTCAGAGGTGCCCATGggttctgttttggttttttttcagcatgcAGGAGTCTATTTTGGCCCAGGTGCAGAGAGTCATTAAAGGAGAAGTGAGCCTGGCTatgaaggagcagcaggcagctgtcaCCTCCAGCATTGTCCAGGCAATGCGCTCGGCAGCCGGGACACCCATCCCCTCTACTCACATGGATTTCCAGTCCCAGCAGACTCacatccttcagctgctccagcagggacacctcaaCCAAGCTTTCCAGCAGGTACCCAGTTTTCCTGGTAGTCATCCACTACGTGTTGGgaactgagaaggaaaaaagggctCCTTGAGGTGGGCACATAATGTCACAACAGCTGTTGACGGAAAAGACCTGTGCCAGAGGGGTGCTTGAGGGGTGCAGTTGTTCTTATGCAGGTGGAGCCAGAGCCATGCAGGTTCCATGATTTGGTAGCTGTTGAGTTCCTTcatccctgcccatgccctGTCAGGACAGTGTCAGTGCTCCAGTGTGTTCTGCCATTGGCACTGACACGTGGCACACACAGCTTCATAAGCCTCTCCAGGCAGATCCACCAGCTGTGGCCTGACCTTGCCTTTGACTTTGAACATGCAGGCAGATCCctttgagctgctgcaggcaaacTCTTCTGGGAATGATAGCACTGCTGGCCCTACTCCATGCTGCTGACAGTAACCTGCTCCCCTCTGTGTGGTTGTGCTTTTTTCAACTTAAAACAGACACAGGTGTCCTCAGAGCATAGAGCAAGAGCCTAAAGATGGCCTTGCTGGCCTGTACAGCAGAGGTGCAGAGATTTTTGCTCCCAGAGGAGGCTGTTGAGCCACTgagcatcccagagctgtcctgTGTCACTCACCTGCCTGTTGATTCCTATGCATTTCTAGCTGTGTCTTTCTTGCAGGCTCTAACAGCAGCTGATCTCAACCTGGTTCTCTATGTCTGTGAGACTGTGGATACTCAGCAAGTATTTGGACAGCATCCATGCCCactgtcccagcctgtgctgctctccctcatTCAGCAGCTCTCCTCAGATCTGGGCACTCGTACAGAACTGAAGTTGAAGTGAGTATGACCAGAGAACTGGGTCCTGTTCTTAGCCCTGGCTTTAAATTCAGTGTCTAGAAGTGGAAGGTAGAACTTGGACAGAAGTTGGAGCTGCTGTAGCCCGTTACTGGCATGTTTAAAGCCGGTGTAACTCAGGTAAATAGGTCAGCATTACCACAGAAAGCTTTGCTGCCCTGAGGTAGTAGTGGAAGGAGAACCCAGCAGGAGGTGCTGGTACCTCTGGAATTGTAGCCTGTAAATATTTGCAGCCTGTGCAGCAATTCCCATTCCCCAAGGAATGATTTCCTTGTGGAGGCAAAAGGAGGGATAGTGCCATGTTCCCTGGACAAGTTTGCTCTGTCCTCAACTCTTAACCCATCACTGGACTTTGTGTCAGCAGTTTCTTGTCGTGACTGTCAGAAAAGCTCAgtgggaggctgcagcaggagctacTGGTATAATTTCTGGTAGATGTTCCAAGCAAAGCTTCTGTGACAAAACAGTGACTGTACTGATACTTGCCATGAACATTTTTAGTGTCTGAGTCAAAACCCTGCTATCTGCCCTTAAAAGCTAAATTGTTAAGGTACCTACAGGTTTTGACTATGGCTGGTAtggaaaaattacttaaattgaGTTTTTAACTCAGTAAGGATGAGCAAGctagaaaaactgaaaagagaTTCAAGTTATAGGCTGGTAATTGGGGTtaaagctgctgctgtaaaGTTTAAACTGGATTGTTTTTGAAAACCTGCAGTGACCATATTGCCTTACTCAGGCTATGGTTTAAAAGCTGATGGCTCATCTGAACTTCAGTGTCTTGTTGGTAAAAGTTTTGATCTTATCCCACCCCTTCCTGGATGGGTTTTATTGTAACCCTACACAAACTGAGCCTCACTGCTGAGGGGTTTTACTTACTTATAAGTGACGAATTCTGTTTAaagttatttaagaaaatatctACTGAGAGTCACCTCCAGCACGGTGGGGAGTTCTCactgcctgctgcctctgccttggttccagcagccaggctgtggggcaggtgggcaggctgggagctgtAGGCTGACCTCACATGTTTAGGAAGGGATAGGTAGACGCTACTGTGAGTCAGGAACATTTATTTCGTGACAACTGAACACACTGCAGAGTTTGGGTGGAGTGGAGAACAAAACTGCATCTTCAGTGAGCGCTAACGTGACCTGAATGGGATTGGGGTTGTATTCTGGGTTTGGTCCTAACCTTGCTCTCTGTCCTTCAGCTACTTGGAGGATGCAGTGATGCACCTTGACCAAAGCGACCCCATCACCCGCGACCACATGGGGTCAGTCATGAACCAGGTGCGGCAGAAGCTCTTCCAGTTCCTCCAGGTGGAACCCCACAACCCTCTGAGCAAGCCTGCGCGTCGCCTCATGATCATGCTGCAGGGCCTGGTCACCCCTGGCATGACCTaggaggagctgcctgcctggTGGGCTGCTCCACCAGAGCCCACCCAGCAGATCTGTAGTTACTAACGACGCCTGGCTGGTGTCAAGAGCTCTTGCCAGGAAATCATCAACGCGTGTGTGATGTCTCTAAGGCGAACACCATCTGTGTATAGTTCCAAATAGTCACTGAACATTCACTTGGCTTATTTTTCCTAAATAGCCTCTTTTTTGAGAGTTAAATCTCTTCTTCACCTGCCCATCCGTCCCCAAGGCTGGCTGGCAGTCCAAGTCTCGTGCAGCAGAAGCCGATGGATTCCTTGCCCCTTTAAAAGTTTGGATCAGCGCGGGAGCAGCGAGGCGTGcgctgagcccaggggctgctccttgCTGGCCAGAAACCTGTACCCACACCTTAGGGAAGGGCTCAAactcctcctccctggcaggctgcaggcacagggaggaggtCAGCTGAGCGAGAGGGGTTAGATAGAATTCATTAATTAGTTAGTTACTCTGCGGTTCGTTAATTCCAGATCCACAGGGGAGTGCCCGGCCCACCTGGCGCAGTGAGGCAGGTTTGGGCAGGGCTGATACCTCTGGAGTGCCACGGGGAGGGGCTCTGGGTCAgggtgctgaggcagcagcaaactgcaggagccctgggggcCACGGTTCTGTTGTGCATTGGAGCATGTCCATGTTTCAGACATTAGTTTTGATTTTACactgaggtttttctttttatctaaattttgaagttttggggggttttgttgttcttttttttttcttttttggtttttttttttttggaaataacATTGAGAACAATTCAATAAAAAACTTTTTGAGAAAAAAGATGTGGAGACCTTCTTCTGTTGTGTGGTGGAGGGAAGACTGAAGGGTCTTTTAGGATATCAAGCTATCTCCAGGCTGGAGCCTGAGATGATGGGCCACTGTCACCTCTCTctttccagaatttttcctgAGTCTCTCCTCATGGTTTCCTGTGTGAGTCCAGCAGGGCATAGTGGTCGCTGCttcctgggagaggcaggaggtgatggtgggctgctggctgtgggaaaGGGACATTAATTCCCCTTTTCACAGCAAAAATGtctctggctgctcctccttcctggagaagagaaggctctgggacGACCTTACAGCACCTTCCCAATACATACAGGAGCTCCAATAGAACTGGAGAAGGGCTTTGGACAAGGGCATAGGGTGACAGGGCAAGGGtgaatggcttcacactgacgGAGGGCAGgattagattggatattaggaaaaatttcttccctgtgagggcagTGGGCCGCAGGTTGCCCGGAGTAGCTgcggatgccccatccctggaagttcGCAAGATCAGGTTGCacagggctggaaggtgtccccgCCGGGTTGGACCCGTCCaacccaaccattctgtgatcccGTGAAGCGCAGGGGCCGGGGTCCAGCCCCGGGGGCTCTCCGCCCCTCGGCGGGGCCGGCAGGGCGtgccgggggccgggccggggcggtgccggcgggccgggggcgggcggcggggccggggctgccggcggcggcgggcgcggagcactcggcggcggcggcgcggggtCCGCACCATGGGCGGCGGCTGCTGGCGGCTGCTGGGCGTCGTGTGCCCGCTGCTCCTGCACCTCGGTGAGTGCCGCGGGACCGCtccgggccgggctgcgggaCCGACACCCCGGGCTCTCCccgccggggctgggggcgggcgGGTGGGAGCGGGACCGCGGCCGCGTCCCGCACCCTCTGTAGCTGCGGGGAGCGGGGTGCCCGGTTGCCTCTCGGCTCAGCGATCCATCCGCTCTTGTCCCGTGTCCTGAGATCCTGGCGAGGAGGAATGCGGCTTCACGGCGCTGTCCGGGGTGTCTCTGCTCAGGCGGGGACGGCTCCCGAGCTCTGGctctccagccctgtgtgctcacCCCAGCACCCGCTGGCTTTGCCTGCTGCCCTCGTTCAGCGGGGCCGGAGGGCATCCTGATCGCTGGGGACTGTCACCCGGCAGGTCCTGTGCCTCACTGGCACCAGCGTGTCCCCTCCACACTCCCGCTCCTCCGAGCGCCGAGGGAGGATGCGGAGCACAGCGATACCCGGTgacatccctgctctgaggagaGATGCGGAGCCTGGGATTAACCTGGTCCGGCTGCACGGACAATGAAGGACAGGGACCACCAAACCCCTGCTGGTTTTTAGGCTTAGAGGGTGGGAGACTCCGACCcgtccccaggagcaggatggcTGCACTCGCTGGGGAGCTCGGGATGCTCTGCAGCGCCCTGGGAAACTTCCCCCGTGCTTTTCCCTTGGGCTTTCTCCCTGACGGAGCCGGGGGCAGGTTTTTCCCCATGGTTTTGCAGCGGAGCAGCGGAGGTGATTTGCCCTCTTGCTTTCTCCTTTGCTCACCCTGTTCAGCCTCGTACCgagggagctgagcagaggagagggCTTGTTCCAGACCTTAGAGGAGCCCGGAAGGTGAaacctcagcctgcagcagggacaggctgaaGGGAAGCTTCAtctggctctgccagctgctgggtCCTTGGGCTGGTGGGAGGCAGGTTTGTGCCTGACTGGGTGAAAAGAGGAGCAGTGGATCCCACGTTTCTCTACTGATACCTGCAATGTTTGTGACCCACGTGTCTGGCATCGGTCCGAGGCTTTCCTCGGTGCTGTGCTCAGGGGGTTCTCATTGCAAACACCTAAAATGCCCTGTGATCATGTCAGGCTCACCCTGGTGTTAGTCTCAACCACAGCCACTTTGCTcaggagcctgttccaggaGTGCAGGCATGGGATGCCAGCAGCAAGGCACACGGCTTCCTGGAGACATCCTGGCTGCCTCAGCAGTCACCAGGAAACTTTCAGCTGTTTCTGGGGTCACCTTTCCACAGGGGTCTCATGCAGGGCTCTCCTCAATTAGAAACCTCCCTGGTGCACACCCTTGTCACTTCCAAAACTCTTAACTCCTGTGAATtggcacagggaccccacaTCTTCTGGCCTTCAGGACctctggggcagagctgaggacCATGCAGGTTTTCTCTGTGACCCAGTCACACACCAGCTCCTTTTGAGCTTCCCACTGGTCGTGGATGCACTGGCAATCCTCATGAACACCCCCTGTCATCCACTGTCCCACGTCCAGCACCAGGGTATGGCCAGTGCCAGTGGGGAATGGTttgtggagcagagcaggggcttcTCAGAATGGAGCGGCCAGACTTGCACTtgtgccttttccttttgtacTTTTActtcctctttcctcccccACTTCCCCtccctgttttccctttcccttttctctttatcctctcccctttcctgttcacctttccccttccctctttctcttcacccttccccttcccacctttcttcttcccttccccttccccttcctctttctctttcccactttccccttctctttcccctttaccttttgttttcccctttccctctctttcccactgcagccagagcagggactCCAGCTTGCTGAGCcgttgctttgtttttttctgttgtagtCACAAATTAATCTTTGCTGTCAGGGGATAAAGGCCGGGACAGATGGCTCTGGGGAGAGCCGGGGAGGCCCGAGGTGAATGGCAGCATCGCTGCGGGGCCGTCACATCGCGTCGGGCCCCCGGGCCGGGAGCGAAGGGTCACTacagtgcccagggaggggatgcCGCGGTCCGGGGGCATGTGGAAGCCTCTCGGCACATTTCAGAGCCCGGTGTCACCCTCAGCCGGTGACACGGTCACACCACGCTGCCCTGAGCCGGGCAGGCGGGGGCTGtcggggctcggcggggctcAGCTCGGTGTCTCCTCTCTGTGCCCCGCAGCCGCGAGCCAGGAGCCCGTCAGCATGGCGGGACAGTGCGATACCATCTACAAGGGCTTCGCCGAATGCCTCCTGAGCCTGGGGGAGAGCATGGCCCAGAGCGtccggcagcagcagcaggaggagggcgGCGACGAGGCGCAGGAGCTGGACGCCATCTGCAAGTGAGTGTCCGTGTGGGAGCCGCTGGGACGGTGGGGTCACCCGCCACCAGCATCGCCCCGATCCCCGCCCTCCTCCCCAGGTCCTGGGATGATTTCCACACCTGCGCCAGCGAGGTGCTGTCGCGGTGCCCCGTGGAAGCGGCCACCGTCTGGGAGTCGCTGCGCCAGGAGTCCCGCAAGATCCAGTTCCAGGGgaacctgcaggagctgtgcagcgCCCGGGGCCGCCTGGCCAGCGCCCAGAGCTCGCCGGCCTCTGAGACCAACCAGGCCACGCTGCGGGGCTCGGCCGCCGCCCCGCAGCCTCACccgctggccctgctggccctgctggccctgccgctgctgctgctgccccggcTGTAGCCCGGCTCGCCCTCGGGGTGCCCAGGTGATGCCGGCTCCGTTCCCCCGGTTGCTGGCCGGTCCCCGCTGCGCCCACCTCCCTCCCGGGCATCCCTCGCGGGGCACGgtcctctcctgcagcacttcagatggatttatatttatattaaaagacACTTTTACATTTCTCCTGTCTCTCTGCCATGGGATGCCCCTTGAGCCCCTCCCAAGCTCCGTGTTTGCTCAGGGGACTGGAGAGGAGGTGATCCCTGAACCAGTCCCCAGGAAGGGTCAGTGGGAGGGTCTGCGACTCCATTCCTCCAGTGTATTGCCCATGGCCATGCCAGGGGGTCTGTGGGACCATggacagccccaggagggggCGATTCCCACTGCCCTGgtgctccctggctgctgcttctcagggcTGGGTTTAGCAGATATTCCCTTTAGAGGTGGGTCAgatgttttattccttttaaagGGAGCCTTAGGGAAACACAGGGTGCAGATTTGTCTTTTTGGCAGCCAACAGCTTGTCCTCTGATGGGCAACTCCAgtgacattttctgttttctaccACTTTTATTTTGGTCTTGCTGTATTCATGGTCATGAAGAAAATATGGTTTGCAGGGaagagaggggtttttttgttgttttttatacCAAGatgatggaggaaaaaaaagctaggGAACTGGAAATCTCATCCAGGTTCACAGGGAACTTGTCGAAGTTAAACCAAGATGATTTGTGGGTGTTTAAGTTGGCTAAACTTGTATCTATCAGTGGAAGATGCTCTaattcccatccctgtcacTTTTATGCTGAAAAGTTAGCATATTTCTCCCAGATGCTAAAGCCCAGAGTGCAAACCAGCTCCCCTAGGCCTGGGCTGGTGAGGCATCCCCCTCACTCTCCCAGGCACAGCCTTCACTCCCCATGCATCGCCTGAAGGGCCACTGGAATTGCAAATGGGCCAccccagctgtggcacaggtCAGGGGCTCCTTGCTGGTGTGGCCCCAGaccccagcagcagtgctgggtaaaTCTGGCTGTGGTAATCTGGTGGGTAAATCTGGCTGGCATGTGGGAAACCATCCCACTTGGGAAAGGCAACAAAATCCTCTGGCCGACACCACAAGTGCCACCACTCTGAGCATCGCTCCAggctcagcagagagcaggagccaggagctcctgtgtgctgtgggTAGCAagttgctgctgtttctgtgatttCCATGACTTCAAGGCTGTCCCAAAAAcattccagcagctgggcacatAGTTTTGGTCTGGGGAAGCTTTTGCCACGCTGTCCTGTGGCTGAAAGCTTTCAGCGTGTGAGCGAGGAGCTCAGTAATCACTGTCCTCATCAAGCCAGGGAAAAATATTGCTTGTTTCATCATAAAACCTCTTCCTGAGAGGTCTCGTAACTTAAACAGGTGACTGGTCACCTCTGGGATgtccccctggctgtcccagtcctctgccaggctctgggtCCAGGAAACACTAACAGGACTGCTGGCTCATCCCATGGGGCTGAGTGGTTCCTGCCGATCCCTCAGCTCTGTGGGGGGCTCTGTGTTTATTTCCCGTTATTTATCTCACTAaccagcctggagctggctggggggGCACAAAACATCTGGGCTCCCGGCAGCCCTTGCTGGGGGAAGATGCTGATCCCGGGGCCGGCGCCCCATGGGACACGGGGCAAGACACCACCCCAGCTCTCCTCACGCAGCAGCTGCCGCTCCCCGTGTTTAACGCCAGCGCCGGGGGGATAATCCGCCGATTCTTTCCTTCCCCGTTCCTGACAATCCTGTGTTTAAGGGTGAATTAGTGGCGGATCCCGGCAGGGGCTAAGAGGATAAACGCCAGCCGGGCGCCGGCCACGCACCGCGCAGCGCCCGCCGGCACCTCCGAGCGGTGGGATCggagggcagggggaggtggCCGGGGACGTGGTGCTGTGACAGGCTGCCACCACCATGGTGACACTTGCAGACAACAAAATGCTGCTTCAATCCAGCCGGAATCAAAGCCTGGGAAGATCCACGCACATCCACCGGGTGTTTCACCCTGTGTGCAGAAGGACACACCGCAGAAGGTCCCATGTCCTGGAAAATGTCACCGTACATGTCACAGACCCTTGGCTATGTCACCACGTGTCCTGAGCACCAGTACTTGTCACCACACGTGGCTCACACCTTTGGCTGTGCTTCCCTGTGTGTCTTGCAGCTGAAAGGTGTCACAGTGTCACCACACAGCCTGAAGGCATGGTGGCTCTGGgaagccagggctgggatttggatGTGCTGGAAAATGCTGGACCTGGGTGTCACCACTGCTTGGTGACACTGCACGTGCGAGTCCACAGCAAGGCACTGCCCaaaccccagtgccacctgtgACCCCAGTCCTCCTATGGGGAGGTGCCTGCAGGGCCGAGGGCAGCAGTGTGACAGCAAGGGTGGGCATGCTGACCCCAGGAAAGCTCTCTGGTGCTCCAAACTGGGACATTGAGCCAGTGGCTTCCTTCCCATTGGGTCTAAGTGTTTGGGACAGTCctgcagctgtgtcctgctgtgggaagggacaACAtctttgtccctgtccccaggagcagctggctccCTGCACACTGACAACACCTTAAAGCAACTGTCCAGGCTGAAAGGAGTGGATGGTGGGGAATGAGAGTGGGGACCCCGGCAGTGGGAGCCTTTGGAGCACCCACCGTGCTGTGGAAACCCCTTGTTCTGGTTATGAAACTCTGGTGACCTACTTTACACTCCCTGCTTTTGTTCTTAATTCCCAGATATGGCCGCTCTCCAGATTTTGCCCATCAAGGCAAATTAATTGGAGTAGATCCTAATTTGCTCTCTGCTATTCTTTGGGCAGAAGATTAAATGCTCTGCAGACATtatctccctctctcttctctAAGAGACAAAcctgaattaataaaaaaaagaaaaaaaaagggataaagGCCAGCTGAATCCAGCTGAGTTGATGTTTGAATTCACTTTTTGCAATCGCAGAAGGGGACAGGGAGGCCCTtgtgtccccaggcagctggAACCAGATGGTGACACTATTCTAGGTGGCTGTGTGAGTGAGACAGCACACGTGGCACAGTGACATGAGGGCCAGCTTCCCACCATGCTGCCCAACGCCTCTGCCACACGATGGCTGAACCCTCCATTCCTTCACCCagggaaattcctcctggtgaAGGTGCCAGCTGGGGAATGACTCCTCATCTATGGGGATGCACTCAGGTTTCTCTAACTGGATAGACTAGTGTGGAGGCCACCAGCAGAGGGGGGATGGCTCCTTGACCTTCCATGGCCCCAGTGCCACAGTCCCAGTCTGGCATCCCCAACCAGGCACCAGTTTTGCCACCTTCAGCCTTGCTGGCATCCTAGGGGGAGCGGGAGCATTGGAAAACAAGCATAGCCTGGAGGACACTATGTCACACTGCTGGCCAGTGTCCGAGTTTGCATGGGGATTTCTGCTAAGCCAAATGTCCAACTTTCCATAAGGAACCACCAAAAGACAGCCTCAATCCCCGTGGACGGGAGGCAGTGGGAACAGCTGAGCTGGAGTCACCTCTGCCGTGGGGGCTGTGTTCAGCCCCCCGCCTGGCACCCCATCTGCGCTCTGCTTTGGGGCTGCTTTATTCTCCAGAGAGGCATATGGAAagttggatttcttttttaagcagCTTTAATTGAACATCCTCCCGTTACGACctctgctcagctttgctgGGACAACCTTGAGCTCTGGCCTGGCATGGCCGCTGAAGGTTGGGCTCACTgccacacagggcagggatgcagctCAGAGGAAATCCAGGTTTCCTGCTTCACCCCATCCATTTGGTGGCAGATTTCTCCTGGCTTCCTatggcctggcacagcaggaagtcctgggatccccaaatttgccccatGCTCAGGATGTGCAGCTTtgtggtgctggggaagggggatgCTAGAGATGCTTCCAGCCATTCCCACCATTCCACAGGGAATTACAGCTTGTTGCACCCCAGTGAGATCCTGGAGTCAGCTGGCAGCACCACAGGGAGGTGTGGGATGCAAAGGGAGTTCTGAAGTTCCTGCTCCAAGCAGGGCtagtgctggtgctggagccagctctggagcaccTCTGCACCTCCAGGAAGAGAGGATCCTCCACCTGTGGGTAGCCAGCATCGCCCCACTGGTCCCAGCCTGCCCTTAGCAGCTTCCACAGGAGAAGCCCTGAAGAAACCACTAACAGGAGATACAAAACCTAGGGGAACCCACCCTTGCAGAGGGGTGAGGGCTctcaggagggagcagccatGCTGCAGGACCAGGGGAGCAGTGGGCTAG contains:
- the NRN1L gene encoding neuritin-like protein isoform X1; this translates as MGGGCWRLLGVVCPLLLHLAASQEPVSMAGQCDTIYKGFAECLLSLGESMAQSVRQQQQEEGGDEAQELDAICKSWDDFHTCASEVLSRCPVEAATVWESLRQESRKIQFQGNLQELCSARGRLASAQSSPASETNQATLRGSAAAPQPHPLALLALLALPLLLLPRL
- the NRN1L gene encoding neuritin-like protein isoform X2 codes for the protein MAGQCDTIYKGFAECLLSLGESMAQSVRQQQQEEGGDEAQELDAICKSWDDFHTCASEVLSRCPVEAATVWESLRQESRKIQFQGNLQELCSARGRLASAQSSPASETNQATLRGSAAAPQPHPLALLALLALPLLLLPRL